The Leptospira koniambonensis sequence CATCTGTAAAGCGGGAACTACCGCAGAAAGAACTAAATATTTAAATCATGTTTGGAAATTCGGCACAGCTTCTAAGGAAGGACTTGGTTCTTATACGGATGGTTTTGGTGGTAGTTTAAAACTTTTCAAAGATAAATCGACTAAGGATATCCAATTTTCTTTCGAAGTTGTCAGAGGTCCTACAGCTCATTTGGGAGAAGTGAGCGGGAATTGGACTCCAGCCAAAGAAGGTAAATGGACCTGGGCCTCCACCAAAGATTGTAAATCTGAAGATCCTGATTGCTGCTTATTAGAATTTGAATATTTTCAAAACAGGATAGAAGTGGAAGAAGTTTCTTGTTCTGCGTATCACGGAGCAAGAGCCTATTTCGGCGGAAGTTATAGATACGAATTCAAATAAGGAATATAGAACGCTAAACAGTTTGACTTCGAACTGAAATCATAATGCGATTTTTATTCTTTATGCATTTCTTATATATTAATTATATATAAGTTATTTATAACAGTCGCATCTCATTTTATTATTCTTTTGTATTTTATATTTATATAAATTGTCACGCTCATATTTACTTTATTCTTGCTCTGCATACCTAACTCCAATATATTCGCCGCTGTTTGGATAATTTTTGTAATCAGTTTACAAAAATTTTTCAAAAGAACTTTCAGATGAAAAAAATATTTGGAGATCCCTATGCGATTCTTTTTGTTAGCACTATGCTTAACCGCGTTCTCGATGGGCGTTTGGGCAGATTGTCCGGACTATACCACTCCTTCTAACCCACCTACCTTTTCAAAACCTACCAAAAGAAGTTTTCGAAATTTCGGAAATACGATTTTAGCGGGTTTATATGTACCTTATCATATGGTTTACGATACGATCGTAAAATCAGGATCGAATGCAACTATGGTTGGTAAATTTGATTATGATGCAGTATTTCATAAAGATTTGGAAAATGAATACATTCACGTTTATATCTACGGAACTGCGATGAGTGGCTGGACTTATGTTGGTCGTTATACCACAAATGGTGATGGTAAGATCACTGCGAACTTAGGTATTCGTGCAACTGGCGACTATATTGTTCGTATGGTGGTAGAAGGTGATCTATCTAGTGCTGACGGTTATTTAACTGTGGCTGATCCTGGTCGCCAAACTGTTCTATTCGATGTGGATGGAACCTTGACCACAAATGATTTCGAAGCTCTTGCAGATTATGCAGGTATCAAAATTGCGGACGCATATTATTATGCTCCGGAAACCGTGAATGCATATCGTAACAAAGGATATCAGATCGTTTATTTAACTGGTCGTCCTTATTGGAATACAAAGGATACTCGTGAATGGTTCCCTCTAAAAGGAATGAAATCTTGGCATTACCATCCTAGTTCCGATTATTTAGGCGCGAATGTGCAAGCTTACAAAACTGATTATATCAACTATTTGCGTAATACAGTTGGCCTGGATATTATCCGTGCTTACGGAAATGCAAGTACTGATATCGCTGCATATGCAGCAGGCGGTATTCCAAAAGCGGATACATGGATCATAGGAGAAAATGCAGGCAAAGAAGGGACTCAATCTATTACTGGAAATTATTCTC is a genomic window containing:
- a CDS encoding lipin/Ned1/Smp2 family protein, with product MRFFLLALCLTAFSMGVWADCPDYTTPSNPPTFSKPTKRSFRNFGNTILAGLYVPYHMVYDTIVKSGSNATMVGKFDYDAVFHKDLENEYIHVYIYGTAMSGWTYVGRYTTNGDGKITANLGIRATGDYIVRMVVEGDLSSADGYLTVADPGRQTVLFDVDGTLTTNDFEALADYAGIKIADAYYYAPETVNAYRNKGYQIVYLTGRPYWNTKDTREWFPLKGMKSWHYHPSSDYLGANVQAYKTDYINYLRNTVGLDIIRAYGNASTDIAAYAAGGIPKADTWIIGENAGKEGTQSITGNYSLHYNTVVASTPQASSCY
- a CDS encoding lysozyme inhibitor LprI family protein, with protein sequence MRFCITTSLLLITFSIFAKPSEPVDVCSKIKSKNDQKKCYSKEYQTSDKELNVTYKKIREGLSESQKEDLKKLQILWIGYRDGVCEGPMYASDESGIETIICKAGTTAERTKYLNHVWKFGTASKEGLGSYTDGFGGSLKLFKDKSTKDIQFSFEVVRGPTAHLGEVSGNWTPAKEGKWTWASTKDCKSEDPDCCLLEFEYFQNRIEVEEVSCSAYHGARAYFGGSYRYEFK